The following are from one region of the Vitis riparia cultivar Riparia Gloire de Montpellier isolate 1030 chromosome 9, EGFV_Vit.rip_1.0, whole genome shotgun sequence genome:
- the LOC117921594 gene encoding uncharacterized protein LOC117921594 produces the protein MASSKSKSKPKPKPQPQPQSQLPPQTHPQLPYYTPVPSQPASERNYVVLPLYIPLLHRRCNRFRLLTAASVLLLVASTFVLWPSDPDVSIVRLRLRRIAVHTFPRLSLDVSMSLMVRVRNVDLYSMNYRSLHVAIEYRGKELGNVTSEEGHVRARGSSLVDASLELNGVAVLSDVIFVLEDLAKGTIPIDTVTEVRGSMGFLFFQLPLRTKVSCQVYVNTNTQKVLHQNCYPE, from the exons ATGGCCTCCTCCAAGTCCAAATCCAAGCCGAAGCCGAAGCCCCAACCCCAACCCCAGTCCCAGCTCCCACCACAAACCCATCCCCAGCTCCCATACTACACCCCAGTCCCTTCCCAGCCGGCTTCTGAGCGAAACTACGTCGTTTTGCCCCTTTACATCCCCCTCCTTCACCGCCGCTGCAACAGGTTCCGCCTACTCACCGCCGCCTCCGTCCTCCTCCTTGTGGCCTCCACCTTCGTCCTGTGGCCATCCGACCCCGACGTCAGTATCGTCCGCCTCCGGCTTAGACGAATCGCAGTCCACACCTTTCCGCGGCTGTCGCTGGACGTGTCCATGTCCTTGATGGTGAGGGTGAGGAACGTGGACCTCTACTCCATGAATTACCGGTCGCTACACGTGGCGATAGAGTATAGGGGGAAGGAGCTGGGGAATGTGACATCGGAGGAGGGGCACGTGAGGGCTAGGGGATCCTCGTTGGTGGACGCGTCGCTGGAGCTGAACGGAGTGGCGGTGTTGTCTGACGTCATTTTCGTGTTGGAAGATCTGGCAAAGGGTACGATCCCTATTGATACGGTGACTGAGGTTCGTGGAAGCATGGGCTTCCTCTTCTTCCAACTTCCTTTGCGG ACAAAAGTATCATGCCAGGTTTATGTAAATACAAACACTCAGAAGGTCCTCCATCAAAATTGTTACCCTGAG TGA